Proteins encoded together in one Ferroglobus placidus DSM 10642 window:
- the leuS gene encoding leucine--tRNA ligase, whose amino-acid sequence MDFREIEEKWQKKWEESRIFQADPDDREKFFITIPYPYLNGNLHAGHTRTFTIGDAVARYKRMLGYNVLFPMGFHVTGTPIIGLAELIQKRDERTIKVYTQYHNVPEEILLTLTTPERIVEYFSKEAEKAMKMIGYSIDWRRKFTTMDECYQKFIEWQYWRLKEKGLIVKGSHPVRFCPNDNNPVEDHDLLMGEEATIVEYTVIKFRLGDIIFPCATLRPETVFGVTNIWLKPTKYVLAKVDGEKWIVSFEAFEKLKYFDKKVEKLGEVDAEEFFGKVVENPVTKEKVPILPAEFIDTDNATGVVMSVPAHAPYDYVALKQLAEDEETLKKYGIDKKLVESLKPIVLIKIEEENYEIPAKEIVEEMGIKDQKDEALEKATKIIYKKEYHKGVMLDNTLFPGVPVSEAKEKVHDYLIKNNLGDVFYEFSEKPVVCRCGTKCVVKVVKDQWFINYSNEEWKKKVLEHLERMTIIPEYYKKEFRNKIEWLKDKACARRKGLGTRIPWDREWLIESLSDSTIYMAYYIIAKFVNSGKLKPENLVPEFFDYVFLSKGSVEEVAKKSGLSREVIEEVKREFEYWYPVDLRSSGKDLVANHLLFYLFHHVALFPEKYWPRAIAVNGYVSLEGQKMSKSKGPLLTMKKAVEEFGADVTRLYILHAAEYDSDADWRRKDVEGLASNLRRFYEIVKENYLKEPEEMTTLDKWLVSRMQKAIKETRDAMEKLQTRRAVNAAFFEMMNDVRWYLRRGGKNLVLILDDWIRLLAPFAPHICEELWSMKHDNFVSLEKYPEYDESKVDEKAEVAENYIRTLLKDISEIMKFVKDAKEVYIAVAEEWKREVAKIAKQTGNMKEAMKVIMSDERFKDLKKEIPSFVKRLFKEGFDFYEIDERKVISEALEFFEKELKVKVYLDESKVPEEKRKAAMPGKPAIYVV is encoded by the coding sequence ATGGATTTTAGGGAGATTGAAGAAAAATGGCAGAAAAAGTGGGAGGAAAGCAGAATTTTTCAGGCTGATCCGGATGACAGAGAGAAGTTTTTCATAACCATCCCGTACCCGTATTTGAACGGAAATCTTCACGCTGGTCATACAAGAACGTTTACGATAGGAGATGCTGTTGCGAGATATAAGAGAATGCTTGGCTACAACGTTCTCTTTCCTATGGGATTTCACGTCACTGGCACTCCTATAATCGGTCTGGCTGAGCTTATACAAAAGAGAGACGAGAGAACGATTAAAGTTTACACTCAATACCACAACGTCCCCGAGGAAATCCTTCTGACTTTAACGACTCCTGAGAGAATAGTCGAGTACTTCTCAAAGGAAGCGGAAAAGGCTATGAAGATGATCGGCTACTCCATAGACTGGAGGAGAAAATTCACGACGATGGATGAATGCTACCAGAAATTTATCGAGTGGCAGTACTGGAGGTTGAAGGAGAAGGGGCTGATTGTTAAAGGTTCTCATCCCGTCAGATTCTGTCCGAACGACAACAATCCGGTTGAAGATCACGACCTCTTAATGGGCGAAGAGGCTACGATCGTTGAGTACACGGTTATAAAGTTCAGATTAGGCGACATCATCTTTCCGTGTGCAACTCTTAGACCCGAGACAGTTTTCGGAGTCACTAACATCTGGTTGAAGCCTACGAAGTACGTTTTGGCTAAAGTCGATGGGGAGAAGTGGATCGTGAGTTTTGAAGCATTTGAGAAGTTGAAGTACTTTGATAAGAAAGTCGAGAAGCTTGGAGAAGTTGATGCTGAGGAGTTCTTTGGAAAGGTTGTCGAAAATCCGGTGACTAAAGAAAAGGTGCCGATTCTTCCAGCAGAATTCATTGACACCGACAATGCCACCGGAGTTGTTATGAGCGTCCCCGCTCACGCTCCCTACGATTACGTAGCCTTAAAACAGCTTGCGGAGGACGAAGAAACTTTGAAAAAATACGGAATCGATAAGAAGCTCGTTGAGAGCTTGAAGCCTATAGTTCTGATAAAAATAGAGGAGGAGAATTACGAAATTCCGGCTAAAGAGATAGTTGAGGAGATGGGGATAAAAGATCAGAAGGATGAAGCTTTGGAAAAAGCTACGAAGATAATTTACAAGAAAGAGTACCATAAAGGAGTTATGCTCGACAACACCCTCTTCCCCGGAGTTCCGGTTTCGGAAGCTAAGGAAAAGGTTCACGATTACCTGATTAAAAACAACCTTGGCGACGTCTTTTACGAGTTCAGCGAAAAGCCTGTTGTTTGCAGGTGCGGAACGAAATGCGTAGTTAAAGTTGTGAAGGATCAGTGGTTCATAAACTATTCAAACGAAGAGTGGAAGAAGAAAGTGCTTGAACATCTCGAAAGAATGACGATAATCCCCGAATATTACAAGAAGGAGTTCAGAAATAAAATCGAGTGGTTGAAGGATAAAGCCTGTGCGAGGAGAAAGGGACTGGGAACGAGAATTCCTTGGGATAGGGAATGGCTCATAGAAAGCCTTTCGGACTCGACGATTTACATGGCTTATTACATAATCGCTAAATTCGTCAATTCCGGAAAGCTAAAGCCGGAAAACCTCGTTCCAGAGTTTTTCGACTACGTGTTTTTAAGCAAGGGAAGTGTCGAAGAAGTCGCCAAAAAGAGCGGTTTGAGCAGAGAAGTCATTGAAGAGGTAAAGAGGGAGTTCGAGTACTGGTATCCGGTAGACCTGAGAAGCTCTGGAAAAGATTTAGTCGCTAACCACCTCCTCTTCTACCTCTTCCATCACGTAGCGCTATTCCCGGAAAAGTACTGGCCGAGAGCTATAGCCGTAAACGGCTACGTCAGTTTGGAAGGGCAGAAAATGAGCAAAAGTAAAGGTCCGCTCTTGACGATGAAGAAGGCTGTTGAGGAGTTCGGAGCTGATGTTACGAGGCTTTACATCCTGCACGCTGCCGAATACGATAGCGACGCTGACTGGAGGAGGAAGGATGTTGAAGGCTTGGCAAGCAATCTGAGGAGGTTTTACGAAATAGTGAAGGAGAACTACCTCAAAGAGCCTGAGGAGATGACGACTCTCGATAAGTGGCTTGTTAGCAGAATGCAGAAAGCAATAAAGGAAACGAGAGATGCTATGGAAAAACTACAAACGAGGAGAGCAGTAAATGCTGCGTTTTTCGAAATGATGAACGATGTTAGGTGGTACCTGAGGAGAGGTGGAAAGAACCTTGTTTTAATTCTCGACGACTGGATCAGGCTTCTCGCCCCCTTCGCTCCCCACATCTGCGAAGAGCTTTGGAGTATGAAGCACGATAACTTTGTCAGCCTTGAGAAGTATCCCGAATACGATGAGTCTAAGGTTGATGAAAAGGCTGAAGTGGCGGAAAATTACATCAGAACTCTTTTGAAGGACATTTCTGAGATTATGAAGTTCGTTAAGGATGCGAAGGAAGTTTATATTGCTGTTGCTGAGGAATGGAAGAGGGAGGTGGCTAAGATAGCCAAACAAACCGGAAACATGAAAGAGGCGATGAAAGTGATAATGAGCGACGAGAGGTTTAAGGATTTGAAGAAGGAAATCCCCTCTTTCGTGAAGAGACTTTTCAAAGAGGGCTTCGATTTCTACGAGATCGATGAGAGAAAGGTGATTTCAGAAGCTCTGGAATTCTTCGAAAAGGAGCTTAAGGTTAAAGTATACCTCGACGAGAGCAAGGTGCCGGAGGAGAAGAGAAAAGCTGCTATGCCAGGTAAACCGGCGATATACGTTGTATGA
- a CDS encoding DNA-directed RNA polymerase subunit P, producing MSLYICVFCKSEVDVDLVRNRIQCPKCGSRIVMKPRPPAMKKRVKAI from the coding sequence GTGAGTTTGTACATCTGCGTCTTCTGCAAATCCGAAGTGGACGTGGATCTCGTGAGGAACAGGATACAGTGTCCCAAGTGCGGAAGCAGAATAGTCATGAAGCCGCGCCCGCCGGCTATGAAAAAGAGGGTTAAGGCAATCTAA
- the rpl37A gene encoding 50S ribosomal protein L37Ae codes for MARTKKVKMAGRFGPRYGLRIRRAVVEIEVQQRRKYVCRRCGKRAVKRVGTAIWECKSCGYKFAGGTYIPETSARKIVEQAISRRE; via the coding sequence ATGGCAAGGACGAAGAAGGTTAAGATGGCTGGAAGGTTTGGACCGAGGTACGGACTTAGGATCAGGAGGGCCGTAGTTGAAATTGAAGTTCAGCAGAGAAGAAAGTACGTTTGCAGAAGATGCGGAAAGAGGGCTGTGAAGAGGGTCGGAACGGCTATCTGGGAGTGCAAGAGCTGCGGTTACAAGTTCGCCGGGGGAACGTACATTCCGGAAACATCCGCAAGAAAAATCGTTGAGCAAGCTATAAGCAGGAGGGAGTGA
- the rrp4 gene encoding exosome complex RNA-binding protein Rrp4, which produces MRTIVLPGDLLATNPKVAGHGTYVENGKVYAKFLGLLDKTETSVRVIPLRGKYIPSVGDVVVGVVKEVTVNGWVVEINSPYMAFLPAQENPEMKPNKKPNEVLDIGDIIVAKIINIDPKMKATLTMKDKMCRPIRFGRIVAINPARVPRVIGKKGSMIKLFKNELGVNVIVGQNGLIWLNGDRRKVNIVEEAIYIIEQEAHTEGLTDRIAEFIKKKKGELENAGGS; this is translated from the coding sequence GAACTTACGTGGAGAACGGAAAGGTTTACGCTAAGTTTCTGGGATTGCTGGATAAAACGGAAACTTCCGTTAGAGTAATTCCCCTAAGAGGAAAGTACATTCCCTCGGTAGGAGATGTAGTTGTGGGAGTCGTGAAGGAAGTTACCGTAAACGGATGGGTTGTTGAAATAAATTCCCCTTACATGGCTTTCCTTCCCGCTCAGGAAAATCCGGAGATGAAGCCGAACAAAAAGCCCAACGAAGTTTTGGACATAGGAGACATAATAGTTGCGAAGATCATCAACATAGATCCGAAGATGAAGGCGACGCTGACGATGAAGGATAAGATGTGTCGCCCGATACGCTTCGGAAGAATAGTGGCGATAAATCCGGCGAGAGTGCCGAGAGTTATAGGCAAGAAGGGAAGCATGATAAAGCTCTTCAAAAACGAGCTTGGAGTGAACGTGATAGTCGGTCAGAACGGCTTAATCTGGTTAAACGGTGACAGGAGGAAGGTAAACATAGTGGAGGAGGCGATATACATAATAGAGCAGGAGGCACATACCGAAGGTTTGACGGATAGAATAGCCGAGTTTATTAAGAAAAAGAAGGGTGAGCTCGAAAATGCAGGAGGAAGTTAA
- the rrp41 gene encoding exosome complex exonuclease Rrp41 has protein sequence MQEEVKLIVDGRRIDGRLPDELRPIKIEAGVLKNADGSCYLEMGKNKVMAAVYGPRKVQPKHLADPTQAIVRYRYNMAPFSVEERKRPGPDRRSVEISKVSREALESIIMKELFPRSSIDIFVEVLQADAGSRTACLNAASVALVDAGIPMKGIITSVAVAKVDGVLVLDPMKEEDNYGEADIPFAFFIRNGKIESIALLQMDGRVTKEELMQAVELAKKGAMEIYKLQREAIMRKYRVEEEEEE, from the coding sequence ATGCAGGAGGAAGTTAAGCTTATAGTCGATGGAAGGAGAATTGATGGAAGGCTGCCCGACGAACTGAGACCGATAAAAATCGAAGCTGGAGTTTTGAAAAACGCTGACGGGAGCTGTTACTTGGAAATGGGGAAAAACAAGGTGATGGCAGCAGTCTACGGACCGAGAAAAGTTCAGCCAAAACACTTAGCAGACCCAACGCAGGCGATAGTTAGATACAGATACAACATGGCTCCCTTCAGCGTTGAGGAGAGAAAAAGACCCGGTCCGGATAGAAGGAGCGTCGAAATTTCCAAAGTGAGCAGAGAAGCTCTCGAGTCGATAATAATGAAAGAACTCTTTCCGAGGAGCAGCATAGACATATTCGTTGAAGTCCTTCAGGCTGACGCTGGGAGCAGAACGGCTTGTTTAAACGCTGCAAGCGTAGCATTAGTAGATGCGGGAATTCCGATGAAGGGAATTATTACGAGCGTTGCCGTGGCAAAGGTAGATGGAGTTTTAGTTCTCGATCCGATGAAAGAGGAGGACAACTACGGCGAGGCAGACATTCCCTTTGCTTTCTTCATAAGAAACGGAAAAATAGAGTCGATAGCTTTACTGCAAATGGACGGAAGAGTCACAAAAGAAGAGTTGATGCAGGCTGTCGAATTGGCTAAAAAAGGTGCGATGGAGATTTACAAGCTCCAGAGGGAAGCGATAATGAGAAAGTATAGAGTTGAGGAGGAGGAAGAGGAATGA
- a CDS encoding MBL fold metallo-hydrolase: MKLADGIYFVEGKNKGKYPYCNSLIVGNVIIDAGCGIDIVRELSQKVDILLLTHTHPDHAAGAWIFNETGKKVLSPDVETEIETLAKRFAPPLAEKWMKVVSEVMGLRSFKAEKYESGEVIRASNHEIEAIKVEGHTRDMHVFLIDGKILFGADVDLTKFGPWYGNPESDPEKFEKSVRKLETLDFEVYVSSHEGVFSREEALKKLEEFVSHFKKREEKILEALRTPKSLEELVKLSLIYGRKNSLFKDLLDYFEGNMIKKHLEILMRKGKVAKVGEKFVKN, from the coding sequence ATGAAGCTGGCTGACGGAATTTACTTCGTTGAAGGGAAAAATAAAGGAAAGTATCCTTACTGCAATTCGTTGATAGTTGGAAACGTCATTATAGATGCTGGATGCGGAATAGATATCGTTAGAGAGCTCTCTCAAAAAGTTGATATTCTCCTTTTAACTCACACCCATCCTGATCACGCCGCTGGAGCTTGGATTTTCAACGAAACTGGGAAAAAAGTTCTTTCTCCGGACGTTGAGACTGAAATAGAGACGCTCGCGAAGAGGTTTGCTCCGCCTTTAGCTGAAAAGTGGATGAAAGTTGTTTCTGAAGTTATGGGTCTCAGATCATTTAAAGCTGAAAAGTACGAAAGCGGTGAAGTCATAAGAGCCTCGAATCACGAGATAGAAGCGATTAAAGTCGAAGGGCATACGAGGGACATGCACGTGTTTTTAATAGATGGAAAAATTCTGTTCGGAGCGGACGTCGACTTGACGAAATTCGGACCTTGGTACGGAAATCCGGAAAGCGATCCAGAAAAGTTCGAAAAGAGCGTAAGAAAACTTGAAACTCTCGACTTCGAAGTTTACGTCAGCTCTCACGAAGGGGTTTTCAGCAGAGAAGAAGCTCTTAAAAAGCTCGAAGAGTTCGTTTCTCATTTTAAAAAGCGGGAAGAGAAAATTCTCGAGGCTTTAAGAACTCCTAAGAGTTTGGAGGAACTCGTGAAACTTTCCTTAATTTACGGAAGGAAGAACAGTCTTTTCAAAGATCTGCTGGATTACTTCGAAGGAAACATGATCAAAAAGCACCTCGAAATTCTGATGCGAAAGGGTAAAGTTGCGAAGGTAGGAGAAAAGTTCGTAAAAAATTAG
- a CDS encoding c-type cytochrome, whose protein sequence is MIVGGNNFVRSLFLMLAVTLLLSLSAGTGYAQTGEEIFSRKCVSCHTIGGGDLVGPDLLGITEKRDREWLIKVIVDPDSFLDDPIRQENIAKYGVKMPDLGLSEEEAVKIIEFLSQFAAQPSEVTPEETPEVPLGDPEIGRALFIGEIRFANGGPPCVACHSVRSAGINGGTLANDLSDLYARLGDRGIYGALKSLQFPVMKDVYAGKELTEEEVANLAAFFKEASEMNRAKSDIYPLSGIILFLVAIGVATVYFRRVG, encoded by the coding sequence ATGATTGTTGGAGGAAATAATTTCGTAAGAAGCTTATTCTTGATGCTTGCGGTGACGCTACTGCTATCTCTATCCGCTGGAACCGGCTATGCGCAAACAGGAGAAGAGATCTTTTCGAGAAAGTGCGTAAGCTGTCATACAATAGGCGGAGGAGACTTGGTAGGTCCAGATCTCCTTGGGATAACTGAAAAAAGGGATCGGGAATGGTTAATAAAAGTAATCGTTGATCCCGATTCCTTTTTAGACGATCCAATTCGTCAGGAGAACATCGCCAAGTACGGAGTTAAGATGCCAGATCTCGGTTTGAGCGAAGAGGAAGCTGTTAAAATAATAGAATTTCTGAGTCAGTTTGCAGCACAGCCTTCCGAAGTAACTCCCGAAGAAACGCCAGAAGTCCCGCTGGGAGACCCGGAAATAGGTAGAGCTCTATTCATAGGGGAGATAAGGTTCGCCAATGGCGGACCTCCTTGTGTGGCTTGCCACTCTGTGAGAAGTGCTGGAATAAACGGGGGAACGCTCGCTAATGATTTAAGCGACCTCTATGCGAGGCTTGGAGACAGAGGAATCTACGGAGCTCTTAAAAGTCTTCAATTTCCGGTTATGAAGGACGTTTATGCTGGAAAAGAGCTTACTGAAGAAGAGGTTGCGAACTTGGCAGCTTTCTTTAAGGAAGCTTCCGAGATGAACAGAGCTAAATCTGACATCTATCCGTTATCTGGAATTATCTTGTTTTTAGTTGCAATTGGAGTCGCGACAGTTTATTTCAGGAGGGTGGGTTAA
- the speE gene encoding spermidine synthase, which produces MEWFVEEYNGAALKIAVKKKIVEKLSKFQKIEIYETVSFGKMLVLDGKIQLTEKDEAFYHEMLVHVPLISHKDPKKVLIVGGGDGGSLREVLKHDPEEAVLVEIDGEVIELSKKYLGIDGGAFEDNRVSVLVEDGYEFLKESKEKFDVIIVDGTDPNPFSMRISEEEFYGLSNKKCDIFTTQSQSPFAQRDYFKQVVRSLKKSFESFKIYLGFVPTYPLGLWSYAIAKNFELDLDVVKERFESRELKTKYYSPEVHVASFSLPRWIEKLIEEA; this is translated from the coding sequence ATGGAATGGTTCGTCGAAGAATATAACGGAGCAGCTTTAAAAATTGCGGTAAAAAAGAAGATCGTCGAGAAATTAAGCAAATTTCAGAAAATAGAGATATACGAGACTGTTAGCTTCGGAAAAATGCTCGTTTTAGACGGAAAAATTCAGCTGACCGAAAAAGACGAGGCTTTTTACCACGAAATGCTCGTTCACGTCCCTTTAATTTCCCACAAAGATCCGAAAAAAGTTCTCATCGTCGGTGGAGGAGACGGAGGAAGTCTTAGAGAGGTTTTAAAGCACGATCCGGAAGAGGCTGTTCTCGTTGAAATAGACGGAGAAGTTATAGAGCTAAGCAAGAAGTACCTCGGAATAGACGGAGGAGCGTTTGAAGACAATAGAGTGAGCGTTCTCGTCGAAGACGGATACGAATTTTTAAAGGAATCAAAAGAGAAGTTCGACGTGATAATAGTTGACGGCACCGATCCAAATCCTTTCAGCATGAGAATTTCGGAAGAGGAATTTTACGGGCTCTCAAATAAAAAGTGCGACATCTTCACAACCCAATCCCAATCTCCCTTCGCTCAAAGGGATTACTTCAAGCAAGTTGTTAGGAGTTTGAAAAAATCTTTTGAAAGCTTTAAAATCTACCTCGGTTTCGTTCCAACTTACCCGCTCGGCTTGTGGAGTTACGCAATAGCGAAAAACTTTGAGCTTGATTTAGATGTCGTCAAGGAAAGATTCGAAAGTAGAGAATTGAAAACGAAGTACTACTCTCCGGAAGTTCACGTTGCAAGCTTTTCTCTGCCGAGATGGATTGAAAAGTTGATAGAGGAAGCTTAA
- the rrp42 gene encoding exosome complex protein Rrp42 produces MNDDILAEVRRDYVLSKIRDGERIDGRKFDEIRKIEIQTGVIEKAEGSALVKLGNTQVLVGVKMQPGEPFPDAPNKGIIITNAELVPLASPTFEPGPPDENAIELARVVDRGIRESEAVDLEKLCIEEGEKVWLIFIDIWALDDDGNLLDASALGAIAALLNTTVPAERFEVGDDFPLPVRDLPVAITSLIVENKILVDPIKDETSVAKNFLTITTDSEDNIVAIQKSGSYLLPEEKFYEAIELSIRKAREVRKLLAEV; encoded by the coding sequence ATGAACGATGACATTCTTGCCGAAGTTAGAAGGGATTACGTTCTCTCAAAGATTAGGGACGGAGAGAGAATAGACGGTAGGAAGTTCGACGAAATAAGGAAAATAGAGATTCAAACCGGAGTAATCGAGAAGGCTGAAGGTTCCGCTTTGGTAAAACTCGGCAATACCCAAGTGTTAGTTGGAGTGAAAATGCAGCCCGGAGAACCTTTTCCAGATGCTCCAAATAAGGGAATTATCATCACGAACGCCGAGCTCGTGCCTTTAGCTTCTCCAACTTTCGAACCCGGTCCTCCGGATGAGAACGCTATAGAACTTGCGAGAGTCGTTGACAGGGGAATTAGAGAGAGCGAAGCCGTTGATTTGGAGAAGCTTTGCATAGAGGAAGGTGAGAAGGTCTGGCTGATATTTATAGACATCTGGGCTTTGGATGATGACGGAAATCTGCTCGACGCTTCTGCTTTGGGAGCAATAGCTGCTTTGCTTAATACGACAGTTCCGGCAGAAAGATTTGAAGTTGGAGACGACTTTCCCTTGCCAGTTAGAGATCTGCCGGTTGCGATTACCTCGCTTATAGTTGAAAACAAAATACTCGTGGATCCGATAAAGGATGAGACGAGCGTTGCAAAGAACTTTTTGACGATAACCACCGACAGCGAAGACAACATCGTGGCGATTCAGAAGAGTGGCTCTTACCTACTCCCAGAGGAAAAGTTTTATGAAGCGATCGAGTTGAGCATTAGGAAAGCGAGAGAAGTAAGAAAACTGCTGGCAGAGGTGTAA